In Pseudothermotoga sp., a genomic segment contains:
- a CDS encoding HesA/MoeB/ThiF family protein, with amino-acid sequence MFERHAQLLGTCLEKLFQAKVLVAGVGGLGCTVSSLLVRMGVGQIHLLDKGVVDEPDLNRQILYDEFDLGKKKVVVAKEKLSRLGSHAKIFDLDLNLDFDFCLPNVDVVVDCLDSFEAKFVLDSLCERKGVPLVHAGVQGFCGQVSTILPGSVRLKRLFKTAPKEEAIRQVYPPLVSLIASLQVHEVIKLLCDEEPNLVGKIFLVDLSSMRFEVIKLEGVKQ; translated from the coding sequence GTGTTCGAAAGACACGCCCAATTGCTGGGCACTTGTTTGGAGAAGCTCTTTCAAGCCAAAGTGCTCGTCGCAGGTGTTGGAGGATTGGGTTGCACGGTATCTTCCCTTCTCGTTCGGATGGGTGTTGGTCAGATTCATCTTCTCGATAAGGGTGTTGTAGACGAGCCAGATTTGAACAGACAAATTCTCTACGACGAGTTCGACTTGGGAAAGAAAAAAGTTGTGGTGGCGAAGGAGAAACTTTCCAGATTGGGTTCGCACGCGAAGATCTTCGATCTTGATCTCAACCTCGATTTTGATTTTTGTCTTCCGAATGTAGATGTGGTGGTCGATTGCTTAGACAGCTTTGAAGCTAAGTTCGTTTTAGATTCGCTGTGTGAAAGAAAAGGAGTTCCATTGGTTCATGCAGGCGTACAGGGTTTTTGCGGCCAAGTGAGCACGATTCTTCCAGGCTCAGTGAGATTGAAAAGATTGTTCAAAACAGCACCGAAAGAGGAGGCAATCAGACAGGTTTATCCACCACTGGTCAGCTTGATCGCCTCTCTACAAGTACATGAGGTAATAAAACTGTTGTGCGATGAAGAACCTAACTTGGTTGGAAAAATTTTCCTTGTCGATCTTTCATCTATGAGATTTGAAGTCATAAAATTAGAGGGCGTGAAACAATGA
- a CDS encoding NAD(P)/FAD-dependent oxidoreductase, with protein sequence MSRLKRLKSVFERKFKNKVEVREKDDCVILEGLLNDWQDVVKAGKIATKFGFKGVVNLIECRGLQKEKPSRPTFRDAKLEGEKVDVLIIGAGVVGCSVARELSKWRLKILVVDKEPDVARHQSSRNAGMIHPPIAPKPGTKKAIYNKRGLDLLPRLSQELNFPLQMNGLSILSDSYLAVLAYPFIQVRAKKNGVERITLMSKERLKDLEPNVFDGFSWAYVISTSGIVDPFKMTLAFAENAVQNGAKFCFETFVESMDLEENKIVCVHTNRGRIFPKVVVNASGLWSDYIAELANDRFFSIHPRKGEMAIIDKKKANLLKMTLSKPVLSQAMSVTKGGGLIPTVHGNLLLGPTAKEVPYREDYSTSEEGMNELIRKHMILLKGLSPSDIITYFAGTRAATYEEDFIVEKSSKIENLVHAAGIQSPGLTSAPAIAEDVAKFCIEILSKTMNVVPNEKFNPRRVSEPQFNKLSIEEKQKLISENPNYGVVVCRCETVTKQEVINALKGFLPARTLDGIKWRTRCGMGRCQGSFCTPNIVGIISEIGIDPLSMRKNSEGSELFIARTRGVKL encoded by the coding sequence GTGTCTAGACTAAAAAGACTCAAATCAGTTTTTGAGAGAAAGTTCAAAAACAAAGTTGAAGTGAGAGAGAAAGATGATTGCGTCATTCTCGAGGGGCTTTTGAACGATTGGCAAGATGTGGTCAAGGCGGGAAAAATTGCCACGAAGTTCGGCTTCAAAGGTGTGGTCAACCTGATAGAATGCCGCGGTTTACAAAAAGAAAAACCTTCAAGACCAACTTTTCGTGACGCAAAGCTTGAGGGTGAAAAAGTCGATGTACTCATCATCGGTGCTGGAGTGGTGGGTTGCAGTGTGGCGAGGGAACTTTCGAAATGGAGGCTGAAAATACTCGTCGTTGACAAAGAACCAGATGTGGCAAGGCATCAGAGTAGTAGGAATGCAGGTATGATACATCCACCAATCGCGCCGAAACCTGGCACCAAGAAGGCGATCTACAACAAAAGAGGACTCGATCTTCTGCCGCGGCTGTCACAAGAACTCAACTTCCCTTTGCAAATGAATGGTCTTTCCATCCTCTCAGATAGCTACCTTGCAGTTCTTGCATATCCTTTCATCCAAGTTCGTGCAAAGAAAAACGGTGTAGAGAGAATCACGCTGATGAGCAAAGAAAGGTTGAAAGACCTTGAGCCCAACGTTTTCGACGGTTTCTCTTGGGCCTATGTGATCTCAACGTCCGGCATTGTTGACCCATTCAAGATGACACTCGCCTTCGCAGAAAACGCAGTTCAGAACGGTGCAAAATTTTGCTTCGAAACTTTTGTGGAAAGCATGGATCTCGAGGAGAACAAGATAGTATGTGTGCATACCAACAGGGGAAGGATCTTTCCAAAAGTTGTCGTCAATGCTTCGGGTTTGTGGTCAGACTACATTGCCGAACTTGCTAACGATCGATTTTTCTCCATCCATCCAAGAAAAGGTGAAATGGCCATAATAGACAAAAAGAAAGCGAATCTGTTGAAAATGACCCTCTCAAAACCCGTGCTCTCTCAAGCTATGTCTGTGACGAAAGGTGGAGGACTGATTCCAACCGTACATGGAAACCTTCTACTCGGTCCAACCGCAAAAGAAGTTCCATACAGGGAAGATTACTCCACCAGCGAGGAAGGAATGAACGAGTTGATAAGAAAACATATGATTCTTCTCAAAGGATTATCACCGAGTGATATCATCACATATTTTGCTGGGACGAGAGCAGCAACCTATGAAGAAGACTTCATTGTTGAAAAATCGTCAAAAATAGAGAATCTAGTCCACGCTGCCGGCATTCAATCACCAGGCTTGACGAGCGCTCCAGCCATAGCCGAGGACGTTGCCAAATTCTGTATTGAGATACTTTCCAAAACCATGAATGTTGTACCAAACGAGAAATTCAATCCTCGAAGAGTCTCAGAGCCGCAGTTCAATAAATTATCGATTGAGGAGAAGCAAAAACTCATCTCTGAAAATCCTAACTACGGCGTCGTTGTATGCAGATGTGAAACTGTCACGAAACAGGAAGTTATCAACGCGCTGAAAGGATTTCTCCCTGCGAGAACCCTCGACGGCATCAAATGGAGAACGCGTTGTGGGATGGGAAGGTGTCAAGGAAGTTTCTGTACCCCGAACATCGTTGGAATAATCAGTGAAATCGGCATCGATCCGTTATCCATGAGAAAGAACAGTGAAGGTTCAGAATTGTTCATCGCGCGGACCAGAGGTGTGAAGCTATGA
- a CDS encoding alpha/beta hydrolase produces the protein MKFAEFFLSIFKRRLLFILILTVLCFATVFVILKFYSNKKVLVGKKAEENAIPISITIPDGAYSVKKSFLVRRISRDSLPASLASMFVGDLFEVSPSDGIDEFSMKPITITYRLTRDLYLGDDYANVRIAYIPDITQPLYRIFGGATMGLDQKGPYVEVQAFHTSVVGLIADVPEKQKLGLQLLVERTKSIEPVLLLVPDVDKGFLGFVNSTRQGPNFWMELFPNRTIMYYEYPVSGTRSKSYMDSFRSFSQKNMSSFILFEAEKLALELMRLKNFEFDIVAHGIGAIIARLAVELHPEIKNVRSLVLVSPPNRGTNVVNPLYYGALLYRKDSQMVASNFGLDRFVVDAMKSHLLYYLEALGPIYKEILVGSDLLKKLDGTVRKDVRYLIAVGSSPPASIDVGRTQLELFYPELVAGKGDGVVSQDSAFLEGTQKVVLKGSFFDCYLDPNFHEILKKFLAQALVEIPKYKEETYPERSYQAQQTEKIVKPQMETRQPTQTQTQQSERAVTQRRVIIPSRFERSQLLVKLETLSLGNVIGVYPVGRKLYYVLNDGLYTDNKRIQAGNLRYVHAIKSGMSFVIDDKVYFFNGIKVTNLGRISLMNVEDVIATDNAIFALLRGKESLIFARWENNWKEILNLSGVYGKFIDGSNPLLITNREIYEISEGGLKKILDASQLKIDGRSVDFKSCLLVSDLLFVGLRSYSLVVYDLKSGAYAWGAEGWIEPERFILLNDMVLIQGTSTLFVFDLSKLSLRAVYHSFPTKVDRLIAIDEKIYVLSESRVEVYKFR, from the coding sequence ATGAAATTTGCCGAGTTTTTCCTGTCGATATTCAAAAGAAGATTACTGTTCATATTGATTTTAACAGTGTTGTGCTTTGCCACGGTTTTTGTGATTTTGAAGTTTTATTCAAACAAGAAGGTATTGGTGGGTAAGAAAGCTGAAGAAAACGCAATTCCTATCTCCATAACGATACCAGATGGGGCTTACAGTGTGAAAAAATCGTTCCTAGTGAGACGCATATCACGCGATAGCTTACCAGCTTCACTGGCAAGCATGTTCGTTGGAGATTTGTTTGAAGTATCACCTTCCGATGGTATCGACGAATTTTCGATGAAACCCATCACGATAACTTACAGATTGACGAGAGATCTCTATCTGGGTGATGATTATGCAAATGTGAGGATAGCTTACATACCAGATATCACCCAACCCTTGTACAGGATCTTTGGCGGAGCAACGATGGGTTTAGATCAAAAAGGACCTTACGTCGAAGTGCAAGCTTTTCACACGTCTGTCGTTGGTTTGATAGCGGACGTTCCTGAAAAACAAAAACTGGGATTACAACTTTTGGTCGAGAGAACGAAGAGCATCGAACCGGTACTCTTGCTCGTTCCAGACGTGGACAAAGGCTTTCTTGGCTTTGTGAATTCCACCCGACAAGGGCCCAATTTCTGGATGGAACTTTTTCCAAACAGAACGATCATGTATTATGAGTATCCCGTGTCAGGTACACGATCCAAATCTTACATGGATTCATTCCGTAGCTTTTCTCAGAAAAATATGTCAAGTTTCATCTTGTTTGAAGCTGAGAAACTTGCTTTGGAACTCATGCGGCTGAAGAATTTTGAGTTCGATATCGTTGCACATGGCATCGGTGCCATCATTGCAAGGCTCGCTGTAGAGCTCCATCCGGAGATAAAGAATGTTCGAAGTTTGGTACTGGTGAGTCCCCCAAACAGAGGAACGAACGTGGTGAACCCCCTCTATTATGGAGCATTACTTTACAGGAAAGATTCGCAAATGGTGGCGAGCAACTTCGGCCTTGATCGATTCGTTGTTGATGCTATGAAATCTCATCTGCTATATTACCTTGAAGCGTTGGGGCCTATCTACAAAGAGATCTTGGTTGGTTCGGATTTGCTGAAAAAGCTCGACGGTACCGTTAGGAAAGACGTGAGATATCTCATTGCTGTGGGTAGTTCTCCTCCGGCTTCCATCGATGTTGGACGAACCCAACTGGAGTTGTTCTATCCAGAACTGGTTGCTGGAAAAGGTGATGGGGTAGTGAGTCAAGATAGTGCTTTTTTGGAAGGAACTCAAAAGGTTGTTTTGAAAGGATCTTTCTTCGATTGTTATCTCGATCCCAATTTCCACGAGATTCTCAAGAAGTTCCTCGCTCAAGCTTTGGTGGAGATACCAAAGTATAAAGAAGAAACCTATCCAGAGAGATCGTATCAAGCGCAGCAGACCGAAAAGATAGTCAAACCGCAGATGGAAACAAGACAGCCAACACAAACTCAAACCCAGCAGAGTGAACGAGCAGTCACACAGAGACGCGTGATTATACCGAGCAGATTTGAACGTTCTCAGCTTTTGGTAAAGCTCGAAACCCTAAGCTTGGGAAACGTCATAGGTGTGTATCCCGTCGGGAGAAAACTCTACTATGTCCTCAACGATGGTCTGTACACTGATAATAAAAGAATCCAAGCAGGTAATCTTCGGTATGTTCATGCGATCAAGTCTGGTATGAGTTTCGTAATCGACGATAAAGTGTATTTCTTCAACGGCATAAAAGTGACGAACCTTGGCAGGATAAGCTTGATGAACGTGGAGGATGTTATCGCCACTGATAATGCGATCTTTGCTCTGCTGAGAGGAAAAGAAAGTTTGATATTCGCACGATGGGAGAACAATTGGAAAGAGATTCTAAATCTTTCGGGTGTTTATGGAAAGTTCATCGATGGCTCAAATCCTTTGTTGATAACAAACAGAGAAATCTATGAGATTTCTGAAGGCGGTTTGAAAAAGATTCTCGATGCATCACAACTTAAGATTGACGGGCGATCTGTAGATTTCAAAAGTTGCTTGCTCGTTTCAGATCTCTTGTTCGTAGGATTGAGAAGTTACAGTCTCGTTGTTTACGATCTGAAGAGTGGTGCTTATGCCTGGGGAGCAGAAGGTTGGATTGAGCCAGAAAGATTCATTCTTTTAAATGACATGGTATTGATTCAAGGTACCTCTACCCTGTTCGTTTTCGATCTTTCCAAGCTGAGCTTGAGAGCTGTTTATCACAGTTTCCCGACAAAGGTCGATAGACTCATCGCAATTGATGAAAAAATTTACGTGCTTTCAGAATCGCGTGTGGAGGTGTATAAATTCAGGTGA
- a CDS encoding bifunctional nuclease family protein, which produces MRKAWVKALVLDKVHNSPVVILGIEGTNKVLPIWIGACEANALAMSLEGFEFPRPLTHDLILNLLEALDARLERAVIHSVKDNVYYATLVIRDLAAIEGEDEESEEHAIIEMDARPSDSIVLAVKKGIPIYVSNEIVDEHAIDLEMSEETSDEEFKKFVENLDIDTFKKMLRDEPKEEDEEDK; this is translated from the coding sequence GTGAGGAAGGCTTGGGTCAAGGCGCTCGTCTTGGATAAAGTGCACAATTCTCCAGTCGTCATCTTGGGTATTGAAGGTACAAACAAAGTCCTACCCATATGGATCGGTGCCTGCGAGGCCAACGCGCTGGCTATGAGCTTGGAAGGTTTCGAATTTCCCAGACCTTTGACACACGATTTGATACTCAATTTGCTGGAAGCACTGGACGCGAGGTTAGAGAGAGCTGTCATACACAGTGTGAAGGACAACGTTTATTATGCAACCTTGGTGATCAGAGACCTTGCAGCTATTGAAGGTGAAGATGAAGAATCTGAAGAGCACGCGATTATAGAAATGGATGCTCGTCCATCGGATTCCATAGTGCTTGCGGTAAAAAAGGGTATACCCATTTACGTCAGCAACGAAATCGTAGATGAACACGCGATAGACCTCGAGATGTCAGAAGAAACGAGCGATGAAGAATTCAAAAAGTTCGTTGAAAATCTCGACATCGACACTTTCAAAAAGATGCTCAGAGATGAACCAAAAGAGGAAGATGAAGAAGACAAGTGA
- a CDS encoding polyprenyl synthetase family protein, translating into MKKTSDEFLKEFEELLSQEMSETKCKVEEAMAYSVLTPGKRLRPLLIWSICTDMNVSSEYVWHPALAVELFHTGSLVHDDLPQIDDSPLRRGKPSCHIVFGNDTAILAGDGLMLRAFRVLSESPANPVVKEQLFRCFSRTTYQVLVGEALDVQYTGGDPSLGEVLNMYAKKTGALFSFCFACGPIMSEKFEFVERFSKLGEVFGIWFQILDDVKDTCGDESKLGKPVGKDVALGKPTVTKILGLEKSKIFADKLLKSVVHRLEDFELILTCRLLENLAKR; encoded by the coding sequence ATGAAGAAGACAAGTGATGAGTTTTTAAAAGAATTTGAGGAACTCCTCAGTCAAGAAATGAGCGAAACAAAGTGCAAAGTGGAAGAGGCCATGGCCTACAGTGTTTTAACGCCCGGTAAGAGGTTACGTCCGCTTCTGATTTGGTCCATCTGTACCGACATGAATGTTTCCAGCGAGTACGTCTGGCATCCTGCCTTGGCTGTGGAACTTTTCCACACAGGTTCCTTGGTTCACGACGATTTACCACAAATCGATGACTCTCCTTTGAGAAGGGGAAAACCATCGTGTCACATTGTTTTTGGCAACGATACAGCTATACTCGCTGGAGACGGTCTCATGCTCAGAGCGTTCCGAGTTTTAAGTGAATCTCCCGCAAATCCAGTTGTTAAAGAGCAACTTTTTCGATGCTTTTCGCGAACAACTTATCAGGTACTTGTTGGAGAAGCACTCGATGTTCAGTACACTGGTGGAGATCCAAGCCTCGGAGAAGTGCTGAACATGTACGCCAAAAAAACAGGTGCGTTGTTTTCTTTTTGTTTTGCGTGTGGGCCGATAATGAGCGAGAAATTTGAGTTCGTTGAGCGATTCTCCAAACTTGGTGAAGTATTTGGAATTTGGTTTCAAATTCTAGATGATGTGAAAGATACCTGCGGCGATGAAAGTAAACTTGGAAAACCCGTAGGCAAGGATGTGGCCCTCGGTAAACCCACCGTTACTAAGATCCTTGGCCTTGAAAAGAGCAAAATCTTCGCCGATAAACTATTGAAGTCCGTCGTACACCGTTTGGAGGACTTCGAACTGATTCTCACGTGCCGCTTGCTTGAAAATTTAGCGAAAAGGTGA
- a CDS encoding FGGY-family carbohydrate kinase → MSSDLVLSIDCGTQSLRAILFDSNGNLISAHKEEYPQAYISPKPGWAEQPLEVYERSLAIACRSLREKVQKLWNEIRAVCVTTQRDTCVFLDEKGRPLRNAIVWLDQRMARYDVKLPWFYEIGFKIVGMDKAAKISAKKCKYSWVKQNEPEIWRKTHKFLLLSGWLNYLLTGKFVDSIANQIGHIPFNYKKLSWASSPLDYHRMLFPVEESKLVELVQPTSVISGVRKEASNLTGILEGTPVIAAGSDKGCETVGLGCLEPSRACVSLGTTVTVQITSDRYLEPIKFMPSYPAVIPGKYNPEVEIFRGFWMVSWFKKEFADYEMKLAEQRAVSVEEIFDELLKCTEPGCLGLMLQPYWGAALKMPEARGAILGFGDIHNKAYLYRSIIEGLAYAAREGVEKIEKVSKVPIKEVVVSGGGSRSDFVCQIFADVLNRRLYRGESHEGSGLGAAMAGFVGLGVYKTFEEAAQHMVRYSRCFEPNQKRSELYEQLYTRVYKKIYPKLKPLYVELQKITRYPEC, encoded by the coding sequence GTGTCTTCTGATCTGGTTCTTTCTATCGATTGTGGTACACAGAGTTTGAGAGCGATTCTTTTCGACTCGAATGGTAACTTGATCTCTGCACACAAAGAGGAATATCCACAAGCTTATATCTCTCCAAAACCAGGATGGGCTGAACAACCACTCGAAGTGTATGAAAGATCACTCGCGATAGCTTGCCGATCTCTTCGAGAAAAAGTTCAAAAACTTTGGAACGAGATACGCGCGGTGTGTGTAACAACGCAGAGAGACACATGCGTTTTCCTAGACGAGAAAGGTCGTCCTCTGAGAAATGCCATAGTTTGGTTGGATCAGCGTATGGCACGCTACGATGTGAAGCTTCCATGGTTCTACGAAATCGGCTTCAAAATCGTTGGCATGGACAAAGCTGCAAAGATCTCGGCGAAGAAGTGTAAATACAGCTGGGTCAAGCAAAATGAACCAGAGATATGGCGAAAGACACACAAGTTTTTGCTTCTCTCAGGTTGGTTGAACTACTTGCTAACGGGTAAATTTGTCGACTCCATCGCAAATCAAATAGGCCACATTCCGTTCAATTACAAGAAACTCAGCTGGGCCAGTTCACCGTTAGACTATCACAGAATGCTGTTTCCAGTTGAAGAAAGTAAGCTGGTCGAACTTGTACAACCTACGAGTGTGATAAGTGGTGTTAGGAAGGAAGCATCCAACTTAACAGGAATATTGGAAGGCACACCCGTGATAGCAGCTGGTTCAGACAAAGGTTGCGAAACAGTCGGGCTTGGTTGTTTGGAACCATCAAGAGCTTGTGTCAGCTTGGGAACCACTGTGACAGTGCAGATCACCTCCGACAGATACCTCGAACCGATAAAATTCATGCCTTCATATCCTGCCGTCATCCCTGGGAAATACAATCCCGAAGTTGAGATATTCAGAGGTTTTTGGATGGTGAGCTGGTTCAAAAAGGAGTTTGCAGATTACGAAATGAAGCTCGCCGAACAAAGGGCGGTGAGCGTTGAGGAAATCTTCGATGAACTTTTGAAATGTACTGAACCAGGTTGTTTAGGTTTGATGCTTCAACCCTACTGGGGTGCCGCCCTAAAAATGCCGGAAGCTAGGGGAGCAATCTTAGGATTTGGAGACATCCACAACAAAGCCTATCTTTACAGATCGATCATAGAGGGGCTCGCTTACGCCGCACGTGAAGGTGTTGAGAAAATAGAGAAAGTTTCGAAAGTACCGATAAAAGAAGTTGTTGTGAGTGGGGGAGGTTCCAGATCTGATTTTGTCTGCCAGATCTTCGCTGATGTTTTGAATAGAAGACTCTACAGAGGTGAAAGCCACGAGGGATCTGGATTAGGTGCGGCGATGGCTGGTTTTGTGGGTCTCGGCGTTTATAAAACTTTCGAAGAAGCGGCACAACACATGGTCAGATACAGCCGTTGTTTTGAACCAAATCAAAAACGATCAGAACTTTACGAGCAACTTTACACCAGAGTGTACAAAAAGATTTATCCGAAACTCAAGCCGCTGTATGTTGAGCTTCAAAAGATCACACGTTACCCGGAGTGCTGA
- a CDS encoding DUF1667 domain-containing protein: MILKADEKKADETVVKKIVCVVCPKGCEIDVIGGLEKPVFVGYGCDKGLKFAKIDLIDPSRVLCTTVLTNQGRLIPVKSDREVPLRDFEKIMNKIKNTIVEEPVKRGQRVLENVSSNGANMIATLSSERVVRCVF; encoded by the coding sequence ATGATCCTTAAAGCGGATGAGAAAAAAGCTGACGAAACTGTTGTTAAAAAAATCGTGTGCGTTGTGTGCCCCAAAGGTTGTGAAATAGACGTAATCGGAGGTTTGGAAAAACCTGTCTTTGTTGGATATGGATGTGACAAAGGTTTGAAGTTTGCAAAGATCGATTTGATCGATCCTTCGCGCGTTCTTTGCACAACAGTTTTGACCAACCAAGGCCGATTGATACCTGTCAAGAGTGACAGGGAGGTACCGCTTCGAGATTTTGAAAAGATCATGAACAAGATCAAGAACACGATCGTTGAAGAGCCTGTTAAACGAGGCCAACGAGTCTTGGAGAACGTCTCAAGTAATGGTGCTAACATGATCGCAACTTTGAGCAGTGAGAGGGTGGTTCGGTGTGTCTTCTGA
- a CDS encoding 1-acyl-sn-glycerol-3-phosphate acyltransferase produces the protein MKKMFVTIYFLIMAVLYVVVMGAIALAIGWMLKLFVGEKRARRFVLNQVKLFGKNTFKLMFCRVITYGLENYSSNVNYLVTPNHQSLMDIPLILGYIDPMPMVAKKELAWIPGVNWYVRYLKGIFLDRKNPAEGAQVIKRMMKLLSEGESFLVFPEGTRTDDGSVREFKVAPFKVARKLGVKVLPISIWGTMFLVPKKSLFLNPGTVLMKVHPPIDPTRFGSEEELARTVEGIVKAGVEELKSYHRG, from the coding sequence ATGAAAAAGATGTTCGTGACCATCTATTTTCTCATCATGGCGGTGCTCTATGTCGTTGTAATGGGTGCGATCGCGCTAGCGATAGGTTGGATGTTGAAACTGTTTGTGGGAGAAAAGAGAGCCAGAAGGTTCGTTCTCAACCAAGTGAAGTTGTTTGGTAAGAACACATTCAAGCTCATGTTTTGTCGTGTAATCACGTATGGATTAGAGAATTACAGTTCCAATGTGAATTATCTGGTCACGCCGAATCATCAAAGCTTGATGGACATACCTCTCATATTAGGTTACATTGACCCCATGCCGATGGTTGCTAAAAAAGAACTAGCTTGGATACCTGGTGTGAACTGGTATGTTCGTTACTTGAAAGGTATCTTTCTTGATAGAAAAAACCCAGCTGAAGGAGCACAAGTCATAAAAAGGATGATGAAGCTTTTGAGTGAAGGTGAATCATTCTTGGTTTTCCCCGAAGGTACTCGAACTGACGACGGTTCAGTACGTGAATTCAAAGTGGCTCCATTCAAGGTTGCCAGAAAACTTGGAGTGAAGGTACTTCCAATTTCCATTTGGGGTACAATGTTCTTAGTACCAAAAAAGAGTTTGTTTCTCAATCCAGGTACGGTGCTCATGAAAGTTCATCCACCGATCGATCCCACCCGGTTCGGAAGCGAAGAGGAACTGGCAAGAACCGTTGAGGGCATTGTCAAAGCAGGCGTTGAGGAGCTCAAGAGTTACCACAGGGGGTGA
- a CDS encoding PfkB family carbohydrate kinase has translation MKRRKIAVVGGIFIDVYIYGDEPHRCEIFEDCGGSGLNVAVALQRLGFDVFFFSNVGEDYKKNFVLNKLRELNFNETFIKARSGETGLHISMNERTIAVRRGVNDMEIDIDQEILSECECAFLNTEVPKSTIEKFLNIFRGKIFLDVGPRKILNEDVKSLSKDLILIGNESQCKRLNCDVVKMGPQGGRWGEIYVSGDGIDHPYTTGCGDIFDAVLIFSLLHGDSRNSALEKAVKTSQEASKTIKGAFRKAIMVKDLLVKVCGLHF, from the coding sequence GTGAAGAGAAGAAAGATCGCAGTCGTTGGTGGCATATTTATTGATGTGTACATATACGGAGATGAGCCCCACAGATGTGAGATTTTTGAAGATTGCGGTGGTTCTGGTTTGAATGTGGCGGTTGCTTTGCAACGATTGGGATTCGACGTTTTCTTCTTCTCCAACGTTGGTGAGGATTATAAGAAAAATTTTGTTTTGAATAAATTGAGAGAGCTCAATTTCAATGAAACTTTCATCAAGGCAAGGAGTGGGGAAACCGGATTACACATCTCCATGAACGAAAGAACCATCGCTGTTCGGCGTGGCGTGAACGATATGGAAATCGACATCGATCAAGAGATCCTTTCAGAATGCGAATGTGCCTTTCTCAACACGGAAGTGCCAAAAAGCACTATCGAGAAATTTCTGAACATTTTTCGAGGAAAGATTTTTCTAGACGTAGGTCCTAGAAAAATTCTCAATGAAGATGTGAAATCTCTGTCTAAAGATCTCATTTTGATAGGCAATGAATCACAATGTAAAAGGCTGAACTGCGACGTTGTGAAAATGGGACCGCAAGGTGGTAGGTGGGGAGAAATCTATGTCTCTGGTGATGGAATTGATCATCCTTATACAACTGGTTGCGGTGATATCTTTGATGCGGTTCTCATCTTTTCCCTGCTCCATGGGGATAGCAGAAACAGTGCTCTCGAAAAAGCAGTGAAAACCTCACAAGAAGCTTCGAAAACGATCAAGGGAGCATTCAGAAAAGCCATCATGGTTAAAGATTTGCTCGTAAAAGTTTGTGGTCTTCACTTCTGA
- a CDS encoding tetratricopeptide repeat protein: protein MVKAVVVLIFLSSVVLANAVEYYNSALNAYVQGDYKRALEWFETALRLEPKIESYDPLVKLKMGVCAFMINDHAKAKAYLEQYESNNAVAASILKVIREGKKVTEEWMVWLRSRIPTSPPIQTQTSQKRAPVLLILGVFTASFSVTFLVIKILMRKKKSLEERELTVEEKLERQLEEIGMVSKSVEQGARTVDFETDEELQKLEAQIDNIVREIISKEGEKKENEIIVGEDPFDILKRMEEKEKYSEEDAKLLSQIMQQLVNTPTDKPSETDEQDRS, encoded by the coding sequence ATGGTTAAAGCTGTTGTCGTTCTGATCTTTTTATCGAGTGTTGTTCTTGCGAATGCCGTTGAATATTACAATTCTGCCTTGAATGCATATGTTCAAGGTGACTATAAGCGTGCACTCGAATGGTTCGAAACAGCTTTGAGACTCGAGCCGAAAATCGAATCTTATGATCCACTCGTGAAGCTGAAAATGGGTGTATGTGCATTCATGATCAACGACCATGCGAAAGCTAAAGCATACTTAGAGCAGTACGAGTCGAACAACGCGGTTGCCGCAAGCATTCTTAAAGTTATACGTGAAGGGAAAAAAGTTACGGAAGAATGGATGGTGTGGCTTAGATCGAGGATACCGACATCTCCTCCAATTCAAACTCAAACGAGTCAAAAGCGAGCGCCTGTGTTGCTCATCTTAGGAGTGTTCACTGCGAGTTTCAGCGTGACTTTTTTGGTGATTAAGATCCTGATGAGGAAGAAAAAATCTCTTGAGGAGAGGGAGCTCACGGTTGAAGAAAAGCTTGAACGTCAACTCGAAGAGATTGGGATGGTTTCCAAAAGTGTAGAACAGGGTGCGAGAACGGTTGATTTCGAAACTGACGAGGAGTTGCAGAAATTAGAGGCACAGATAGATAACATAGTTCGGGAAATAATCTCGAAAGAAGGCGAGAAGAAAGAAAACGAAATCATTGTGGGAGAAGATCCGTTCGACATATTGAAGAGGATGGAAGAGAAAGAGAAATACAGCGAAGAAGACGCCAAACTTTTGTCACAAATCATGCAGCAACTCGTCAATACCCCGACAGATAAACCAAGCGAGACGGACGAACAGGATCGATCTTGA